One Lepus europaeus isolate LE1 chromosome 4, mLepTim1.pri, whole genome shotgun sequence genomic window, TGTACATTTcccaattattatattttaattcagctTATTGCATTTGATCATTCTTCCATTTGGTCTTTTTACTAACCATTCTTCTGATGAAGTGCAAGAAATCCTCTCCCTATTTTCCCTCACTTAACTAAACTCATTCTGTTTTAAATCCCCCGTCTTTCCATTTTCCTACTTTTCTATCCTGGGAATTAccaattttgtttgtatttgatGACCTAACAAGAACTGATTTGTATCACAAAGaacaaaatacacttatctttaagCTCATGTTTGAAGTCCGTGAGCAGCTGAGGAACTCAGTGAGTGTGGGCAAGTCAGCCGAGAGTCAGCTGATGCTTCAGAACCTGCAGTGCTTCTTCCACCTGAGAAAGCAAAGCAGAAGTCTCCTAACAGGGCTTCCAACAGCACACTGTCTTCCCATCCTGCTTTTCCCAGAGGACAGGTGGGTGAAAGACACCTGTGTCTGACCCCAAGGTGTCCCCAGCAACACGGGCCTGCAGCTGGAAGTAGGAGTCACCTGTCAGCCCGACCCTGCCCTGATCTTCTGGAACCGTCGGTCTGGTCCTGTCCCCTCTTTGAATTTCTTTCTCCACCAGTGACATGGAGAGAATGACCTGTTTGTTTTATGGAACAGTGATTCTGCCTCACAAAGGGTTCTGGATAGGAAAgatggcttcagatccgcccagctcagaagcttcttccagatctctcttgcaggtgacaggggcccaaggacttgggccatcttccactgctttctcaggccatagcagagagctggatcagaagtggagctgttgggATTCaagccactgcccatatgggatactgacactgcaggaggcggctttacctgctatgccacagagccagccccaggacaAATTAACTAATTGTACTGAGTTCATGTTTTTCAATGAATTAAATTATGATTTTCTAACCCAGTTCTTATCCCAGAAGTGTAGTATGAGGGAAAATGAGATAACTGGTGTGGAACAAGTTTAGCTTCAGAGGTTCTGTGTGCTCCTCAACACGCAGAGGGAGGCAAAGCTCACCCCATGCTCTTATTGCAGGGGTGGTCATGAGTCTTGGATTGCCCTCACAACAGATTTCTGTCCCCAGAGGGGAGGCTGCAGAGTGAGCAATGTCATCAAGACCTCTAATAAAACAGAAGATGCCTCCAAGGCTGGTGTTGCTCTAACACAGCATCCACTTCCCCTTCAGTGGCCCCAGTAACTCACAAGAAGCTGACAGTCGCAAGGCCCCTGACACTGCTCTCTCTAAATAACTTCAGAAATGGGGTGGGGGCTGAGTGCCTGCAGTGTGGAATatctgcatcccctatcagagcaccagttccaggaCCTgcttgctaatgcccctgggaagacagtggatgttGGCTCAAGCACATGGGCTCTTCcctccacgtgggagagctggacggagctccagactcctggcttgtgcctggtccagccctggcacttggggaacaaaccagaagatggaagttctttctcagtttctctccctctttatctctgtcaatttgactttcaagtagataaaaataaataagtaaacactaATAAAAGAAAACAGGTGATATCCTCTGATGGGGAGACAGCTGCCTTGTGGAAGGCGATGACTCCACAAGTCTGAGGGACCTGCCTTCCTGtctccttcctgcctccagccaccctctcctcttccagcTGAGTTTGTGGCGCAGCATTGCCCTCAAGTGACGGCTGAAAGCATGAAGCGCCATGCGCAGGTCTTTTCAGCTTCAACAGCTCCCTGCCCTCCAGAGCAGGGTCACCAATCCCAGAATGGGCTTGTCACAGTGAACTTTTCTCTTCCCTACTTAGGGTCACTGTCTTCTCTCCCATATCCTCCACCCCACCTTTCTCTCCATTCCCATCACTAACAACCGCTCCTTCTATCTCCaaactctctcctctttcctttctctcaccTCAGCTGCTACCCTGAGGTCACCTGAGGCTGTAACCTACCTGTGGCTGTGGCACGCCACCCCCACGGAAAGAGTCCACTGGCGTCAATCACTGAGGGCCTGCTGGACTTGTGGATGGCAATGTACCCCTGGGCTGGTTTAGTACACATGAAGTGTCAATCAATACTATGTTGCTGCTGGCATTGTCATCACTGGTGTTGTTCTACTTCCCAGACGAGACTaccttcttctttattttcttctccaaagaaataaataattcacatgttgaaatttctattttatttgtgtttgcaGGGCTCCTGTGTGGCCGCTTTGACTCCTTGGTCCCTGCTCTGGCAGCCTTTcctgctttcttctttctcttcctgttgtCTCTTTTTCCTGCTGCATTTGGTATCTTTCCACTCTACCTCTAAGGTGAATAATTCTGAGAAAGACTTGCCCTCTGTGTCAGATGTCTATAATCAAATataattttcccaaagaaaacaaGCCAATGATTTGGAAAGAAGAGGTTtttgttatgccacagcacctttGAGAAATGTGAAATCTCAACTTTAAATTTGTGGTTAGCCTGGGCCTCCCCACATCCCTGAATCAGGGATCCAGGGGCAATGCTAGACTAGACAGGGTGTTCTATATTAAATGTCAGGAAGTGTTGCAGGTTTTCACTTGGGAGAAGAATGCAGCCTATGCCAAGAGGCGCTGGTCTTCCTCCAACGCACTAAGTGTTGCTAACTGATGCAGGCATCAATTCTGGACTCCCCTGGGGAGAGGAACTCCATTATTAATGAACACCCTTCTcttggcccagcctcacctcTGTGCCTCAGTAAGAAGTTGGTCACTCCACAGCTGCCATCCTAAGCTGGGACTCAGCCCATCTGAGGTGAGATTTTGGGTTTTCATGGGAAGCACAGAGAAGGTTACCCCAACTCTGCAGTGtgcttttttggggggaggcATTGTTCTGCAACCAATAGCAGCTGGTTGTGCTGTGACCTTATCTGCTgatgacagagagaggtggatGAATGCATGCCCTGCCTCGGGCAAGCAGACTAACGGACAAGCGACAGGCCAGTGGTGGAAGGGCGTGCGTGGATCTAGTGAACAGGGAGAGGGTGGCACCGTGATGGTGGGAAGAGAGCTTCCTGTTCATGAGGAGGAGTATCAGGCAAGTGTGGGCGGTGGCCAGGGTGTGTGTGATTGAGGGGATGACAGACTAGGAGGCAAAGGGCACCCTCTTTGTATGTTCGTAAGTGTGGGTGAAGATGTTCTGCATGtttgggagaaaaataaaatgctgaatgttttctttttcctttttgatgacaaatttaaattttagtaCAAACTAATGtaaaattgcttttcattttctcatgtAAAGTCCTACTTATTCATCTTTGATGACCAAAAAGGAAAAGCATCTATTTCTCTTATGATTTTTGCtacggggggggaggggggctcattCTTTCCAGGTGCTTCAGAGACTACACCAGTAACCACTGTGGAACAAAAGATGCATGTGTGTTTACAGTGTTGTCAGTCAACACATTTGATAAAAATGTTTCTTCAGGAACCCATCACTGAGATGAGGAGAGACCTATTGTGATGTGAGGGGTCTTTAAATGTTTGTGTGAAActgcaaaatatgaaaaaagtgtGTGTATCATAAAAAATCtctgtataaaaataaatctatattttaatttcatttccatgaacttagtGTAGTCCCCTTGTATAATAGTCTTAAAAATTAAGTATAATGTTCGAAGTcactaaaaatgaaaactgacagTTCATTTCTCAATATCCCTCAGCACATCACAGAGATGCACAGTCACACAGAcacttccatcgctggttcactccctagctggccaTGACAGCTAgtgttgggctaggctgaagccagagtctcccatatgggagcaggggcccaaccacttgggccatcttctgctgtttcccaagccattagcagggagctggattggaaatggagcaggtagGAGAagatctggcacccatataggatgccagggttgaaggctgcagctttatctgctactccacagGACTGGCCCCTGCCAATTTCTTAAGTCACAAATGGATGCTTGTTTAAGAGCTTAACAATGTAATAATACTAATCATACAGGACAACTCAATTTCTATGAACCTATGAATACGGAGAATAGGACAGCTATGAACTTGATGAAGTTTTCTGTCTAAAGTGATGGGATTGCAAAACAGATATAGAAGTCGGCCCcatgtaaaaataaaacatatactaCAGAGGTACTGTGTGGATTACTTCTGCACTTCATATGTAGCTTACAGAGGATGGACTTGTGGTGGCCTTGAACAGTTGATGACTTTGTGTGAGTTTAGAGGTTAATCAGTGGCATAAAGACAGTTAATATGAAATCTGGATTTAAAGTGATTCTGAAGTCCATGTCCTTCCTTTACTCCCATTGCTTCTGCCATGCCACGGGTGGTGACCTCTTCCATAATACGATGATGGACTTCTTGGCTCTGCAGCCTCGGGGGCTGCCAGGCCACGTGGACATGGAGATTCTGCACAACTCCACAGACTTCATCCTCCTGGGTCTCATCACCCACCCCACGTGCCCTGGCCTCATCCTTGTAGTCATCTTCTCCATCTTCGTGGTGGCTGTCACAGCCAACGTGGCCATGATCCTGCTCATCCACAGGGACCCGCACCTCCACACGCCCATGTACTTCTTGCTCAGCCAGCTCTCCTTTATGGACACTATCTACGTCTGTGTCACTGTCGCCAAGACACTCCAAGACCTGCTGTCCAAGGAAAAGACCAtttccttcctgggctgtgcaTTTCAGATCTTCTTCTACCTGACCCTTGTTGGCGGCGAATTCTTCCTCCTGGGCTTCATGGCCTATGAGAGCTATGTGGCTGCGTGCAGGCTCTTGCAGTACCCTCTCCTCATGAACCGCAGGGTTTGCTTGTTCATGGTGGTGAGCTCCTGGGTAAGTGGCTCCTTGGATGGATTCATGCTAAGTCCTGTCACCATGAGCTTCCCCTACTGTGGGCCGCGAGAGATCAACCACTTcttctgtgagatcccagcagtgCTGAAGCTGTCGTGCACAGACACGTCTCTCTACGAGACCCTGATGTACGCCTGCTGGCATGCTGATGCTGCTCATTTCTTTGTCCGTcatctctgtctcctacacacacatCCTCATCACGGTCCACAGGATGAACTCTGCCAAGGGCCAGCACAAAGCTTTCACAACGTGTTCCTCCCATATAATGGTGGTGGGCATCTTCTATGGGGCAGCCTTCTACACCAATGTGCTGCCCCATTCCTACCACACACCAGAGAAAGATAAGGTTGTGTTCGTATTCTACACCATCCTCACCCCGATGCTGAACCCCCTCATCTACAGCTTGAGAAACAAGGACGTGGACGAGGCTCTTAGGAAAGCCCTGGGGAGGTGTGCCCCCTCCCAGAGAATCAGAGCAGGGGGAGTGCCCAGGAAATACTAGGAGTGGGTGATGAAGCAAGCCTCCTTGTTGCTATGACCAATGACACAGTCATTCCAGAAAGTACTGTCTTGATTCTGAAAAGCATGCCCTGTCATTTTCACAACTCAAAATCACCCACTGAGAAAAGTCATTGCGCTGCACGCACCAGTTAAGAAACGTAGACAAAAGCAGCAAGCACCTCATCAGGGTTAACTTGCTCAAATACATGCTTGGTCCATCAGCACCGCCAATCATCCCAGCAGGCACGCATCCCTTCTGAGCACCACCAACAGTCATTTTTGATATGTTTTTGCGATTTATTTAGAAAGAGGAAGATATTCCTCAGATGGTCACCATGGCCGGGGTTagtctgggccaaagccaaggaccaggagtttcatccaggtctcccatgtgggtgcaggtacccaagcacatgggtcaccttctgctgttttcccaggtacattttaTACATCACAAGTGGGTGCTTGTATTGATGACCAACTTCTGCACAGAAATTACAGCAGAATGTTACATGTCCTTGATAATTTAACAGCAAATATCCAAAACAAGTGAAATGTTTTCTAATGGTAATATAATAACTTAGCACTTTCCTTAGAAAACTTTTGTGTAGTTTATATGATTGTATTTTGGGTTCTGTATTTATAGTCACATTTTAGCAATGTCATTATCTTCTTACCTAAAGACTTATACTGTGGACACTTACTCTGCCTTTATTCACATAGACTAAAATATCCCTGGAAGTTAATAGCATTTATTGATTGcttcattgattgatttttttttaaattgactttacCATTAAGTTTGCAATGTTgctacaaacctacaaaaatacaTCTATACTTGAATAAAGTGCATATACATAGAACAATGAATCAAGACATTTTATGAGCTGACTTAACTCCCTGTGGTCAAGTTGCTCAGTTTCCCTATTGACAGTCTCTCCATTGTTATGCAAAGGGACAAAGATTTCCTTTCTTAATTGAATGGAGTTAGGTGTGGTGTTTTGATAGGTGTGCAACTTTGGTAGGGCATTGACTAAACAAGGATCACACTGAGTCTTCTACCCCTCCATTTATGTGACTGACTTCTTCCTGGGTATAAGGTCCTAAAATATGAGAAATACAAAGTGGCATTGATTCACCTGGAGTTGCTTTTCTCTAACAGTAAAAGGCTTAGAAAACACCTTACAAGTATCTGCATGGTTACATGGTTGACAATGACACAGCACAGTTACTCAATCCTATGCTATTCTGTGtcaacagagagacagggaaagcacTTCCTCCTCTAAGTTTCCTTCAGTGTGCTAAGTGCCAGGTTGGTTTTGCCTCAGAAAGTTCCTACTGGTTTGATCTTTGCCTGACATTAAACAATGTATCCTGGAGGGATGGATCTCTTCACCTGCAGATGGAGGCCAGGATTACTTGTGAATGAAATCGTGAAACACTCTCACTACTGGATCCATCCTAGATCCCTGCACTGACAccatcttctttctccttcttcttgccACCACCTAGCACCCTCATGGTCCTCACTATACAAAACCAGTTCACTTCACTCCTACCCATGTCTTCATTCCCTTCTCCACAGGGGCCGACCTGCTCCTGGGCCTCTCTGGATTATTATCTAGAAAGACTTCTGTTCTTACACATCCGAGACTGATGCTTGCGAGTTTAACAGTGCATGTAACTCATACACTGGCAGCTATTTCAAAACAACGCGTGAGGAAGGTTGTTAAAATTTCCTGGAGATGTGCATTGGTGGCTGGGACACAGGAGGAGGGGCTTCTGCAATGCTGCTCAGAGTCCAGTCAATGGGATCGCTTGTGGTTACATGTTTGTGCTCCCTTTGGCAGGGTCAATCATTCCCACCACTTAGAATGTGCATACTCCAcctaaatgtgattttttaaaactgtgaaaTCTCATCATATACATGGTGGGTGCCTACTTTACGCACATATAGCACTAACCCCATCCTAATAAGGAGTGACCATTTTCCCTGGTCATCTCACCAAATTCTTGTCCAAGGTGACTTAAGGTCACCAGAGTTTCATCTTTCTAAAGACTCATACATTATCTTGGGAAGGAGTGAGATAATTACATTTGCTTACAATGGTTTTTAGTATTATCACATTCTACATTTGCAACTTGACATTCACATGACATGCATTGTTCTCAAGCATgaggaaaagggggagagagaatattccccattttccaaaacacattcAGCTGCCTTATCTGATTCTGATTCTGGTCCTCACAAAGATCTATGAAGTAGAACACACAGGAGATGAGCCCCATGGGGAAAGGAGAAACTAATGTTCAGAGCAAATTATTGCTTCATTTAAGCAAGAACCCTGCCTTCTGACTTCTGGTCTGATGATGTGGTGCCAGACTTAGGCGCTAATTGACAGGCAAGGTCTAAAGGAGAACTCCTGGTATAATGTGTGACTGCCAGCTTGTTAATCCTAATAATGCCCTCAAGGAGCAACACGGGGATAAAAGCCACACCTGGTCACTGTTGGATGCCAGTGCACTGGTCTACCCAGGGCCTGAAGACCCCAGTGAGGCTGCTCCTGCAGGTGAGGGACTTAGATGTGAAATTCATGGAACCTTTgcttttaagtgttttatttgtttaaggaagaagcatttatatttatatagcaTGAAATTAGAATGACAGGAAAGATAAAATCTACCATTAAACACTTAAGTAACCAGGAAGATTTCAGGTAACTGAAAATACTTGGGCGATTATTCAGCCTGGGGAGAGAATGGAGACCTGTGTCACCCAGAAGGTGACAGTGCCTCTCCGCCAAGTGGAGTCCCTCCTCTAAAGGGAGGGACATGAAAGCAAAATGCTTCAGA contains:
- the LOC133758637 gene encoding LOW QUALITY PROTEIN: olfactory receptor 2T2-like (The sequence of the model RefSeq protein was modified relative to this genomic sequence to represent the inferred CDS: deleted 1 base in 1 codon), translated to MEILHNSTDFILLGLITHPTCPGLILVVIFSIFVVAVTANVAMILLIHRDPHLHTPMYFLLSQLSFMDTIYVCVTVAKTLQDLLSKEKTISFLGCAFQIFFYLTLVGGEFFLLGFMAYESYVAACRLLQYPLLMNRRVCLFMVVSSWVSGSLDGFMLSPVTMSFPYCGPREINHFFCEIPAVLKLSCTDTSLYETLMYACWMLMLLISLSVISVSYTHILITVHRMNSAKGQHKAFTTCSSHIMVVGIFYGAAFYTNVLPHSYHTPEKDKVVFVFYTILTPMLNPLIYSLRNKDVDEALRKALGRCAPSQRIRAGGVPRKY